The following DNA comes from Dysgonomonadaceae bacterium PH5-43.
CGCCGGAGCACCAGCCCTATTTATGCCGCACGGACTCGGACACGCAATGGGTTTAGACGTACACGATATGGAAGACCTCGGAGAAACTCTTGTAGGATACGACGACGAAGTTCAGCGCGACACAATGTTTGGATACAAAAGCCTCCGATTTGGCAAACGCCTTGAAGAAGGACACGTATTAACCGTAGAACCAGGCATTTACTTCGTTCCCCAACTAATAGAAAAATGGGAAAACGAAAAAATAAACGCCGACTACATCAACTTCTCCGAAGTAAAAAAATATCTCAACTTTGGCGGAATCCGTCTCGAAGACGACATACTAATAACCCCCAACGGCTGCCGATTGGTTTACAACAAACGCCTACCCGTAACCACCGAAGAGATAACAAACGCCGTTTTAGGATAACAAAATTTTCGCACGTCTGAAAATAAATTTTCGCACGTCTGGAAATAAATTTACGTACGTATGAAAATAAATTTACGTCCGCATGAAAATATATTTACATACGCATGAAAATAAAAGCCTCCCCAAGTCGCGATATACAGCCACGGGGAGGCTTATTTATGCCGTGCAGAATCTACGATATTTTTTTTCTTTCAAATAAAAATATTATACCAAAATAACGTATCTTTGCACCCAATATAACGAAAATACTATGATTCTTGAAATAAAAGACATAACTAAATCTTACGGACATACGAAAGCTGCAAATAACGTTTCCTTCAACATACAGAAGGGAGAGATAGTCGGCTTTTTAGGTCCCAACGGAGCAGGAAAATCTACCACTATGAAAATTATTTCGGGATGCACTAACTACAATAAGGGCGAGGTGATTATAAACAACATCAACCTAAAAGAAAACCCAATACAAGCCAAAGAACAAATAGGTTTCCTACCAGAAAGCAATCCTCTTTACGAGGATATGTATATATATGAATACCTCGATTATGTAGCCGGATTATATCCCACAATCAAGAACCGAAGGGAAAGAATAGAGCAGGTGATACAGCAAACGGGGATTACGCCGCAACGAAATAAACGTATAAACCAACTCTCGAAAGGCTACAAACAAAGGGTTGGTATTGCGCAGGCTATAATTCACGACCCACACCTTATTATATTAGACGAACCTACGTCGGGCTTAGACCCCAATCAGACCGAAGAGATACACAAGCTGCTATTGTCGCTGAAAGAAAACAAGGGTATTTTATTTTCCTCCCATACCCTCTCGGAAGTGGCAACCATCTGCACGAGAATTGTGTTTATTAACAAAGGTGAAATTAAAGCCGATTTACAGAAAAACGAGATAGAAGATTTAGATTACTTATTTAAAAAACTTACAAAATGAAAACTAAAAAACTTTGCAAAACCATTTCTCTTACCTTAATCTTATTACTATTTTTTACGTACCACATTACTGCACAAGTCTACAACACGGAAACCGTTCCGAACGACAACCTCAAAAATCGTTACGACTTCGTGTCCAACCCCAACTCCATCATATCTCCGAAAGCCGAGCAGGAGTTAAACAATATTATTATACAAATACAAGATTCTACTTCGGCAGAAGTTGCAGTAGTGTTGCTTAAGTCGATAGGAAATGCCAACATCGGCAACTTTGCCACTTCGCTATTCACAAAATGGGGAATTGGCAAGAGCGCAAACGACAACGGTCTCTTATTCTTACTTGTTGAAGATCAGAGGCAAATGGTTTTCCGAACGGGCTACGGATTAGAGGGTGTGTTGCCCGACATTATTTTATCACGCATTATAAGAAACGACATAACGCCTTATTTAAAACAGGGCAACTACAATCAGGCGATTATAAACGGTATAAGCGAAATTAAAGCTCTTCTACTTAATCCCGACTCCGTTGACGAGATTATTGCTAACGAACGGGCGGCTCAAGATGCACAGTATCAGGGAATAATAAACTTCTTCAAAACATTATTAATAATGTATCTGATATTATCGGTGTTTGTTACACTTTCTTTTGTGTTCAGAGCGGCATCTAAACTTAAAATGTGGGATAAAGTGCCCGACAAGTACAACGATTTGGCGAATATGAAGTCGTCGGTAATCTTATGCTCAGTATTTTTCCCTATACCGATGTTGTTATTTGCGGTTTACTATTTCTATAAATTAAACTGGCTGAGAAATAATCCTATAGACTGTCCGGTTTGCCACAGCAAGATGATAAAAGAAGATGACGACGAAGTCTTAAATTTATTAAACAACTCTCAACTTACAGAAGAAAGCATACGCTCGGTTGATTATGATGTGTGGCATTGCAACAACTGTAAGCACAATGAAATATTAGGCTTCGACAATCCAAATTCTTCATACACCGAATGTCCTAACTGTAAAGCTAAGACGTATAACTTGCAACGCGACCATATAGTTAAAAACGCTACTCCGCTATCGAAGGGTGAGGGAGAAAAAATATACGAATGCAAAAACTGTAAGTTTAAGAAAGCTATACCATATATTATACCTATGATAATAGTAACCTCAATTAATAGCGGACGAAGAAGTAGAGGTGGATTTGGCGGAGGCAGTATTGGCGGAGGTTTCGGTGGTGGTCGCACGGGAGGCGGCGGAGCAAGAGGAGGCTGGTGAAACATAACAATCTCTGTCTGTTTTTGAATCTTTTCAAAATAAAAATTTATTCGTAATCTTGCGAATTAAAAAACTATTCGTATATTTGCGAACTGAAAATAATAAAGCAATGCAAAAGCAAAAACTTACAAAGGAACAGGAACAGATAGCACGTTTTGCTAAA
Coding sequences within:
- a CDS encoding ABC-2 type transport system ATP-binding protein (product_source=KO:K01990; cath_funfam=3.40.50.300; cog=COG1131; ko=KO:K01990; pfam=PF00005; smart=SM00382; superfamily=52540), whose amino-acid sequence is MILEIKDITKSYGHTKAANNVSFNIQKGEIVGFLGPNGAGKSTTMKIISGCTNYNKGEVIINNINLKENPIQAKEQIGFLPESNPLYEDMYIYEYLDYVAGLYPTIKNRRERIEQVIQQTGITPQRNKRINQLSKGYKQRVGIAQAIIHDPHLIILDEPTSGLDPNQTEEIHKLLLSLKENKGILFSSHTLSEVATICTRIVFINKGEIKADLQKNEIEDLDYLFKKLTK
- a CDS encoding uncharacterized protein (product_source=KO:K06872; cath_funfam=3.30.40.10; cleavage_site_network=SignalP-noTM; cog=COG1512; ko=KO:K06872; pfam=PF04536; superfamily=48695; transmembrane_helix_parts=Inside_1_200,TMhelix_201_223,Outside_224_242,TMhelix_243_265,Inside_266_424), with amino-acid sequence MKTKKLCKTISLTLILLLFFTYHITAQVYNTETVPNDNLKNRYDFVSNPNSIISPKAEQELNNIIIQIQDSTSAEVAVVLLKSIGNANIGNFATSLFTKWGIGKSANDNGLLFLLVEDQRQMVFRTGYGLEGVLPDIILSRIIRNDITPYLKQGNYNQAIINGISEIKALLLNPDSVDEIIANERAAQDAQYQGIINFFKTLLIMYLILSVFVTLSFVFRAASKLKMWDKVPDKYNDLANMKSSVILCSVFFPIPMLLFAVYYFYKLNWLRNNPIDCPVCHSKMIKEDDDEVLNLLNNSQLTEESIRSVDYDVWHCNNCKHNEILGFDNPNSSYTECPNCKAKTYNLQRDHIVKNATPLSKGEGEKIYECKNCKFKKAIPYIIPMIIVTSINSGRRSRGGFGGGSIGGGFGGGRTGGGGARGGW